CCTTGTACTGGCCGCAGTTGGTGCACGCCTGGTGCGGCGGCGTCAGAGCGCCACAGGCGCGGTTCGGGCAGGTCGCCAGCGTGGGGACGGTGGTCTTCCACTGCGAGCGGCGCGCGTGGGTGTTGGCGCGCGACAGTCTCCGCTTCGGAACGGCCATGATTACTTCTCCTAGTTGTTTGAGATGGAGCCGGCGTCAGAATCTCCGACTCCGCTGGTGCTTCTGGTCGAGCCATTCGGTACAACACGTCCACCGGGCAAGGGCGCCGAAGAGGGCCCGGGCACGCCGAACTTGGCGGCCAGATCGGCCCACCGGGGA
This window of the Nakamurella panacisegetis genome carries:
- the rpmF gene encoding 50S ribosomal protein L32 — protein: MAVPKRRLSRANTHARRSQWKTTVPTLATCPNRACGALTPPHQACTNCGQYKGRQVVGV